The Angustibacter sp. Root456 genome includes the window CCCACCTGTCCGACCCCGTGAGCCAGCACATGAGTCCGCCCTTCGCCCTCGTCGGCGCGGGCGAGCCGGTGACCACCGCGCGGCACGAGCTGGAGCACGCCGACGCGGTCATGGTCGTCGAGGACGGCAAGCCGGTGGGCGTGCTGACGCGCGCGGACCTGCTGGGCTTCCTCGCCGACTGAGCGTGCGGGCACGGGGCACCTCGCGGGCGGTCAGCCCGCGAGGTGGCCCCAGCCGGACTCGAGCTCGCGCCACGGCCCGACGGCCGCGACCTGGCCCTCGGCCAGGACGACGACCCGGTCGGCCCGCGCGAGCGCAGCCCGCTTGGTGGTGGCGCCGATGACGGTGCTTCCCCTGCGTCGCAACGAGTCCCACAGCTCGACCTCGGTAGTGGCGTCGAGCGCCGACGAGACGTCGTCGGCGAGCAGCAGCTCGGCGTCGGCCGCCAGGGCCCGGGCGAGCGCGAGCCGCTGCACCTGGCCGCCGGACAGCCGCACGCCCCGGTGCCCGACGAGCGAGTGGGGGCCACCGGCGTCGTCGACGTCGCGACCGAGCCGGGCGTCGGCGATCGAGCGCTCGACCTCGCGGTCGTGGTCGAGTCGGATGTTGTCGGCGAAGGTGCCGGACAGCACCCGCGGCACCTGGGCCACGTGCGCGACGCGCCCGGGGCGCAGGAACGCCTCGGGGTCGGTCACCGGCTCGCCGTTCCAGTGCAGCTCGCCGCGGTAGGACACCAGGCCGGCCAGCGACGACAGCAGGCTCGACTTGCCGGAGCCGATCTGGCCGAGCAGCAGCACCAGCTCGCCGCGCCGGACCTCGAGGTCGACGTCGCTCGCGCCGATCGTGCCGTCGTCGTGGACGGCGGTGAGCCCGCGCAGGCGCAGGTGCTCGAGGCGGTCATCGGCCGGCTGGGGCGGCGCCGGTGAGGCGCCGCTCACCAGGTCGAGTCCCTGGGGCAGCTGCATGAGGTCGCGGCCTCCGGCGTACTCGGTGGTGGCGCGCTGCCAGGCCCGCGTGCCGGGCGCCTCGGTGATGACGGCGCCGGCGACCCGGCCGAACCAGTCGAAGCCGTTGACGGCGCCGGAGACGAGCAGCGCGGTGGCCAGGCCCCAACCACCCGCCAGGTGCACCGCCCACGCCGTGACGACGCCGATCTGCACGAGCACCACCGGGACGCCCGCGAGCATCGCCTGGATGCGGTGCTCGTGCACGGCGGCGTCGATGCGGCCGCCGTCGACACGACGCAGGTGCGCGTGCACGGCGGGTGTGGCCGCTGCGAGCTTCACGGTGCGGATCGACTCCAGCGCCGACACCAGGGAACGGCCGAAGCGCGCGCGAGCGGCGGACGCCTCGGCGGCCGAGCGCCCGGCGGCGGGGGAGCCCAACGCCGAGACGGCGGCGGACGCGACCATGACGCCCAGCAGGACGCCGCCCGCCAGCAGGCTCGACCCGGCGATGCCGGTGACGACCACGATCGCCAGGCCGTTGGCGAAGTCGACCCAGCGGTCGCCGTACCGAGCGAACCGGTCGGCGTCCATCGCCCGCGCCACGACCTCACCGGGGGGCGTGCGCTCGAGCCGACGCTGTGCGGTCTGCCCCAGCAGGACGGCGGTGCGCGCGCGCAGCATCACCGCGACCCACCAGCGCGGGTAGCGCCCGATGGCCTCGGCGAGCAGCAGCGGCGCGACGAGCAGCGAGACGACCATCGCCAGCAGCAGCCCGGTGGGACGCCCGCCCGCCTGCAGGTCGACGACGAGGTGCCCCCAGAGCCAGCCGGTGATCGCGCCGTACGCGCCCATCAGCGCGGAGGCGAGGAAGAGCGCGACGGAGACCAGCCCCCACGACGGGTGGATCGTCAGCGCGTGCCAGATGCCGCGCACGAGGCCGGGGCCCGGCGGCACCTGCGGCGCGGGCGGCGCCTGCCCGGCCCGGCGCGCGGTGCCGACACCGCTCTGGGCTGCGTCGGCGGCGACGCTGGCCGCCGTCGCTCCCGGGACGTCCTCGGCGGCCTCGAGCAGCCGTCGGAACGGGCCGGCTGCCTCGGCGAGCGCGGCGCGCCGGCCGAACTGCACGACGCGGCCGGCGTCCATCACGGCGACCAGGTCGGCCCGGGCGGTGGTGGTGAGCCGGTGCGCGACGAGGATGCCGGTGCGGCCCGACAGCAGGCGGTGGGACGCCGCGACGACGCGCGCCTCGGTGACGGGGTCCATGCGCGCGGTCGCCTCGTCGAGCACGACGACGTGCACGTCGCGCACGAGCAGGCGGGCGAAGGCGACGAGCTGCTCCTCGCCTGCGGACAGCGTCGTGCCGCTCGGGCCGAGCATGGTCTCGAGGCCGTCGGGCAGGCCGGCCACCCAGTCGGTGAGACTGAGCTCGTCGACGGCAGCCTGCACCCGGCTGAGCGGCATGTCGGCGAACAGCGCGATGTTCTCGGCCAGCGTGCCGGCGAGGATCTCGGTGCGCTGGGTGACGACGCCGACGGCGCGGCGCAGGTTCTGCAGGTCGAGGTCGCGGACGTCGACGCCGTCGAGCAGCACGCTGCCCGGCTCGGGCTCGACGGCCCGCGAGAGCAGCGACGCCAAGGTGGACTTGCCCGATCCGCTGCGCCCGACCAGCGCCAGCGTCTGGCCCGCGGGGACGGTGAGGTTGACGTCCTGCAGCGCGAACGTCCCTTCGGCGTAGGCGAAGTGCAGGTGCCTCAGCTCGAGCTCGGGGACGACGTCGCGCACCGGCGCCCCACCCTGCGGCTCGGGCGCGGCCGCGAGCAGCCCGCGCAGGCGCACGAGCGCGCCGACACCGCCCTGCAGGTCGGGCACGTGCCGGGCGACCTGGTCGACCTGGCCCACGAAGGTGGTGGTCACCAGGAACAGGGTGACGAGGGTGGCCGTCGACTCGGTGCCGTTCAGCACCAGGAAGACGCCGATCACCGCCACGGCCGCCAGCACCCCGTGCAGGATCACGCCGGCCCGTCGGCTGATCTGGCTCTCGAGCCGGACGACGTTCGCGAACCGGGCGTGGACGGCCGACGAGAGCTCGGCGCACCGGCGCACGAGGTAGGACTGGCCGAGGGCGGTGCGCAGGTCGTCGCGCGCGGCGACGCCCTCCTCCATCGCGGCGGCGTGGTCGGTCCAGGCCATCTCCTCGACGACCTTGGCGGCCGACATCTTCGCCAGCAGCGGGCGGATCGCCAGCGTGACGCTGCCGGCGGTGACCGGCAGCAGCAGCCACGCCGGCCACCACGTCCACCCCGCGACGACGAGCAGAGGCAGGGTGCTGAGCAGCACCCGGATGACCGCCCAGGCGTTCTGCCGCAGCAGCGCGCCGAGCTCGTGCGTGTCGTCGTCGACGCGGTCGAGCACCTCGCCGACCGCCTGCTCGCTCAGCTCGGACACCGGCTGGTCCATCACCGCGTCGAGCAGGTCGGCTCGCAACCGGCCCTCGGCGCGGTCGACCGCCACCGACCACAGGGTGCGGCCGAGGGTGTCGAGCAGGGCGGCGCCGACGACGCACGCGGCGAGCACCAGCACCAGGCGCAGCGTCGGGCCCTCGGCCAGCCACCCGGCGACCTTGGTGCCCAGGGCCTGGCCGAGGCCCGCCAGCGCGGAGGCCGTGAGGGCCACGGTGGACCCGCGGCCCTTGAGCCGGCGCCAGTCCAGGCGTCGCTGCGCCGGCACCGCTTGGGCAGGCGTCGATGAGGACCCCCCTGCTGCGGACCCGGCGAGCGTGGTGTCGTTCTCGCTCGTCATCGTCACCCCAGCACGCTACGTCCCACCACCGACAGATCGCCTCCTGTTTTCGGCTCGCCCGGGGTTCGCGCCGCCAGGATCCGGCCACCTTGCGTCACCGGGGGCGACGGTGCGCGACGGCGGTGAGCGGTGCGGGGGACCTGCGGCCCGGAACGCTCGCGAGCGTCGTCCCCAGGGCCCCACCATCGAGTCCATGAAGCTCAGCCCACTGCCGGTGCGACGTCCCGGCAACCAGGACACCGACGCCGTGACCCCTGGCGTCGTCGACCTCAGGTCGGCCGAGGCGGCCGGGCAGCCGGCGCCCCTCGGCGAGGTGCTCGCCTGGTTGAGCGCGCTCGAGTCCTGACCCGGGTCGAGCGCCACCGGACCACCTGCGCACTCACGATCAAGCGGGCGGCCACCGGCACCCGCCAGGCTGGTGCCCATGACGACGGACGTGATGGCGCGGATCCTCGACCTGGTCACCGAGACCTTGGCCGACCCCGAGGCCTCTGCGGCCGATCTCGCCGACCGGGCCTACCTGTCGCGGTTCCACTTCAACCGCCTGGTGAGCGCGGCCATGGGGGAGCCGCCGGGGGCGCTGCGCCGCCGGCTGCTCATGGAGCGGGCGGCCTACCTGCTCGCCACCACCCGCAGGTCGGTGCTCGATGTCGCGGTCGGTGCGGGCTACTCCTCGCACGAGGCGTTCACCCGCGCGTTCACCCGGTACTACGGGTGGCCGCCGAGCGACGTCCGCCGTCGTCCTCCCCGCACGTTCCGCGACCTCGAGCTCGCGTGCCCGAGCGGCGTGCACTTCCAACCGCCGGGTGGCCTGCGGCTGCCGGCTGAGCACCAGGAGAGCGACATGGACGTCCTGCGCCAGATGACCGACCACCACGTGGGCCTGCTGACCCAGATCATCGAACGGGCCTCGCACCTCGACGACGAGGTGCTCGACCGGCCGATCGAGGTGTCGGTGGAGACGATCGACGACGACGGGCAGAGCCTGCGGTCACTGCTCAACGCGATGGTGACGCAAGAGGAGCACTGGCTGAACGCGTTGCGCGGCCAGGGCTGGCCCGACGACAGCGACGCCTCGCTCGCAGGCCTGGCCGCGCGTCACGCCGTGGCCGGACGCGACTACCGCGAGTGGGTCGCCGAGACCATCGAGCTCGGCCGGCTGGCCGACACGTTCGTCGACACGACGTGCGAGCCGCCGGTCACGCACACCATGGGCGGCACGATCGGCCACGTGCTGTGCTTCGGTGCGGTCCGGCGCACCCTGGCGCTCGGCGCGCTGGCCACGGCCGGGATCACCGACCTGGACGCCGGCGACCCGCGTCCCTACCTCGACGCGGAGGCCGGCGTCCGCTGACCCCGGTTGCCCCGGAGCGGGCCGTCAGGCCGTGCGCCCGATGCGCACGCGCCAGACCTGCGGACCCTCCTCGAGGTAGTCCCACGTGATCTGGCCCGGCCGCTCGGCGTCGAGCTGGTAGCGCAGCGGCTTGGGGTCGTGGTCGTTGCACAGCACGAACGAGCCGCCGGGCGGGAGGTCGGCCACCGCCGCGAAGATCTGCTCGTGCCGCAGCGCGGGAGGCATGGCCCGGACGTCGAGGTCGGCCTCGACCTCGAGCCCGGCGTCCGCCGCGGCCTCGGCTCCGCCGCCGCACCCGCACCCGCCGCAGCCGCAGCCACCCTCGGCCGCCGGCTCGTCGTGGCCGCCACCGAGGATCTCGTGCATGCCCTCGAGCAGCCGCGCGAGGTCGACGTCGTGGGCCACGAGCTCGGGGAGCAGGTCGTCGTTCTCCTTGGCCAGGTGGGCCTCGAACAGCGCCCGCACGGCCCCGGCGCTCGCGGCCATGGCACCCGAGGTGCGCGCACGGGCCAGCTCGTTCACCAGGCCCTCGAGCCGCCGGTGCTCGGCCACCATCGCGCGCACGAGCAGCTCGGTACGGGGCAGCGTCGCGGCGACGTCGTAGAGGGTGCTCTCCTCGGCGGCGGCGTGCGGTAGCACCTCCTGCAGCAGCAGGAGCACGAGCGCGTCGCGGGCCGGGGCGACGTCGCCGAGCCGGTCGGCGGCGTCGCGCACGCTCAGTGCACCGGCGGCGACCGCCTGCTCGAGCTGCTCGTGGTGGCGGCGGATGGCGTCGACGACGTCGTCCTGACCGTGCTGCTGGGTGGCTTCGGGGGTGGTGAGGCTCATCCGGGGGCTCCTCGAGAAGGTGGGCCGGAGGAGTTCTCACGGCCTAGATTGTTTTTACGGCACTTCTCGTGGAAAATGCAAGTGTGCCCACGAACCGCCGCCCCCGCAGCCCCCACCAGGTGCTCGCCAGCACCAGTCGCAGCGCCGTCCTCGAGGTGCTTCGCAGCCGCGGCACCGCCCTCGACGTCGACGAGGTGGCGGCCGCCGTCGGGCTGCACGTCAACACCGTGCGCGGCCACCTCGAGGTGCTCGTCGACGGCGGGTACGCCGTGCGACGCAGCCTCCCGCCGTCCGGGCCCGGCCGCCCCCGCACGGTGTACGAGGCCACGGCGGCGCCCGAGGACGGCAGCAACTACCGGCTGCTCGCCGAGGTGCTCACGCACTACCTCGCCAGCACGAGTGCCCAGCCCGCGGCCGACGCCGTCGCGGCCGGCCGCTCCTGGGCCGCGCCGCAGGTCGACGCCGCGCCACACACGCGCAGCGACGGCGAGCCGACGACCGAGCGCGAGGCGGTCGCCGCAGTCGTGAAGTTGTTGGCCGACAGCGGTTTTCAGCCCGAGGCCAGCGCGGACGGCTCGCGCATCGACCTGCACCACTGCCCGTTCCGCGACCTCGCCGTCGCCAGCCCCGAGGTCGTGTGCGGCGCCCATCTCGGCATCCTGCAGGGCGCGCTCGCGCAGCTGGGCGCGCCGATCGCGGCCACGAAGCTGCTGCCACTCGTCGAGCCCGACCTCTGCGTCGCCACCCTCGAGCGCACACCCACCTCGTCCTCGCCGACCCGATGACCGTCGCCGGCCGCCGGGTGCCGGTGCTGGCACTGGGGGCGTTCTCGCTGCTCGCTGGCCTCGCCGGTGGTCTCGCGCGCATCGGCGCCGGCAGCCCGAGCCCGGCGACCGCTGCCGCCGGCCACGGCGTGCTCATGACGCTCGGTTTCCTCGGCACGCTCATCGCCCTCGAACGGGCCGTGGCGCTGAGGCGGTGGTGGGGGTACGTCGCCCCCGTGCTGAGCGGTCTGGGCGGCGTCGCCGTGGTGGCCGGCCTGCCGACGTCCGCGAGCGCCCTGGCCTTCGCGGCAGCCGGGGCCTGGCTCGTGGCCACCTACGCCGTGATGATGCAGACCCAGCCGACGCTGCACCTGGTGGTCGAGGCGCTCGGCGCGGTCGCCTGGTGGGCCGCCGCCGTCGTCTGGCTCCGCGGAGCCGACCTGCCGGATCTCGTGCCGTGGCTGGCGGCGTTCGTCGTCCTCACGATCGCGGGGGAGCGGCTGGAGCTGGCGCGCGTGGCGCTGCTCGGCCGCGACCACCGGCGCGCCGTTCTCACCTGGACGGCGCTGCTGCTCGCCGGTCCGCTCGTGACGCTCGCGACCCCCGAGGTCGGCCTGCGCGTGCTCGCCCTCGGCCTGCTGACGCTCGCGGCCTGGCTGGTGCGGCACGACGTCGCCCGCCACACCGTGCGCGCGTCCGGACTCACCCGCTACATGGCGGTCTGCCTGCTCACGGGCTACGCGTGGATGACGGCCGCCGGCGTCGTGTGGCTGGTGCGCGGGCAGGTCGTGCAGGGCGGCGCGTACGACGCCGTCGTCCACGCGGTGTTCCTGGGGTTCGCGATGTCGATGGTGCTCGGGCACGCGCCGGTGATCCTGCCCGCCGTCCTGCGGGTGCGGCTGCCGCACCACCGCCGCGACTACGGGCCGCTCGTGCTGCTGCACGCAGGACTGCTCGTGCGCGTCGTGGGTGGTGACCTCGCCGGCGTCACGGCGCTGCGGGTCGCCGGTGGCGTCGTCGGCGTCGTCGCCCTGCTGTCGTTCGTCGTCGGTGCCGCCGTGTCCGCGGTCGGTGCCACCCGTCGTCGAGGCCGGTCACCGGTCGGCCCGCGCTCACTCTCGGAGTCCGCTGCATGACCACCACCACCCGCCCGGCTCGCACTCCCGCCGAGGCGCCGAACGCCCGTCGCACCTGGCACCTGCGCGCCAACGCGGTCGTGCTGGTCTACGTCGTCGCGGCGTGCGCCGCCGTGGTGGCGCACGGGGCCCTGCCGATGCCGCGCTGGTTGGCCGTGCACCTGCTGCTCCTCGGCGGGGCCACCAACGCGATCGTCACCTGGACCGAGCACTTCGCCGTCGCCCTGCTGCGCGCGCGCCCCGCCTCACGGCGGTGGTCGGCCGCGCGTCTGGTGGCGCTGAACGTCGGTGTGGTGGGGGTGCTGTGCGGCGTCTCGGCCGACGTCCCCGCCCTCACCGTCGGCGCGGCGGTGCTGCTCACCGCGGTCGTGGTGGCTCACGCGAGCGCACTCGCGGTGGTGTGGAAGCGCGCGTTGATGAGCCGGTTCGCGCGCACCGTGGGCTACTACCTGACCGCCGCCGGCGCGCTGGTCGTGGGCATCACGCTCGGGGTGCTCACCGTCATGGCGCACCGGGGCTCGTGGGGACTCAGCGCCGTGCACGACGAGCTGCACGCCGCCCACGTGCACGCGAACCTCTTCGGCTGGGTGGCGCTCACGGTGCTGGGCACGCTGTTCACCTTGTGGCCCACCGTGTTGCGCACCCGCATGGTCGACGGCGTGATGGCCGACGCCACCCGCAGCCTGTGGCTCACGGCGGTGGGCCTGGCCGTCACCGTCGGTGCCCTCGTGGCGGGGCAGCGGCTCGTCGCCGCTGTCGGCATGCTGCCGTACGTCGGCGGCGTGCTCCTCGCCCTGCGCCCGTTCGTCGCGACGTGGCGACGCAAGGCGCCCCACGACCCCGCGGCGTGGTCGTTGGCGGCGTCCGTGGCGTGGTTGGCCGTCGGCGCCGCCACGGACGTCGTGCTCCTCGCGGCCTCGGGCGACCTCGATGCCTACCTCGGTCGCCTGGACGCGGTGGTGCCCGGCCTGGCCGTGGGGTTCGTCCTGCAGGTGCTCGTCGGTGCGCTGACCTACCTCGTGCCGGTGATGCGCGGAGGCGGCCCGTTGCAGGTGCGCGAGACCATCGCCGCGCTCTCGCCCGGCTGGGTCGTGCGCGTGACGGCGCTGAACGTCGGTGCCGTGGTGCTGGTGGCCGCCGCCCTCGCCGACCTGCCGGCACCGGTGACGACCGCGGGTTGGGTGCTCGTGCTGGCGCCGGTCGCGGCGTTCGTCGTGCTGGTCGCGGGGGCGGTGCTGCCGACGGCGGCGCGCGGCCCGGCTGGCGGCGTGGCCCTGGGCGTCGTGATGACCCTCGTGCCGGTACTCATCGCGGTGTCGGGTGGTGCACCGGCGTCCGGGCCGTCGGCGGTGCGGGTGGCTGCGGCGTCCGGCGTCCAGCAGGTGGCGGTGACCATGGTGGGCATGGACATCCGGCCGGCCGTGATCGAGGTGCCGGTCGGCACGCGAGTTCGGCTCGTCGTGAGCAACCGCGACGCCATGCGCCACGACCTCGCGTTCGCGAACGGGCCGTCGACGCCGATGCTCTCGCAGGGCGAGCGCGCCACGCTCGATCTCGGTGTCGTGCAGGCCAACCTGTCCGGCTGGTGCACGGTGCCGGGCCACCGTGCGGCCGGCATGACGCTCGACGTCCGGGTCACCGGCGGAACGACGAAGGCCGGCGGCACCGACCACACGAATCACGGCGGCTCGACCATGCCGATGGCCGGAGCGGCGGCGTCCGGTGCGGCCACCAGGATCGACGTGCACGGCCAACCCGGCCCCGGCTGGACGCCGTACGACGCGGCGCTCGCACCGGCGTCCTCCGCCACGGTGCACCGCATGACGCTGCACGTGATCGAGAAGGACGTCGAGGTCGCACCCGGTGTGCGGCAACGGGTTTGGACTTTCGGTGGGTCGGTGCCCGGCCCGACGCTGCGCGGGCACGTCGGCGACGTCTTCGAGGTCACGCTCGTCAACGACGGCTCGATGGACCACGGCATCGACTTCCACGCCGGCCAGAACGCCCCCGACGGCGTGATGCGCGCGCTGGCGCCCGGCCAGTCCCTCGTCTACCGCTTCCGCGCCGACCACTCGGGGGCGTGGCTCTACCACTGCAGCACCATGCCGATGACCCAGCACATCGCGAACGGCATGTACGGCGCGGTCGTCATCGACCCACCGCACCTGCCGAAGGTCGACCGCGAGTTCGTCCTGGTCTCCTCGCAGCTGTACGTCGGCCCCGACGGCGCCGACCCCGCGCGCCTGGCCGCCGGCCAGTGGGACGCGACCGAGTTCAACGGCTACCCCGACCAGTACGTGCACGCGCCCTTGGCCGCAAAGGTGGGGGAGCGCGTGCGGTGGTGGGTGGTCGCCGCCGGGCCCAGCGACGGCGTCGACTTCCACGTCGTGGGCACGCAGTTCGACACCGTCTTCAAGGAGGGCGCCTACCTGCTGCGGCGCGACAACCCCGAGCACGGGGCGGCCCAGGTGCTCGACCTGGGTGCGGCGCAAGGTGGGTTCGTCGAGGCGGTGATGCCCGAGCCGGGGCACTTCGTGATGGTCGACCACGACATGCGGCGCGGTGAGGCCGGCGCCCGCGGAGTCATCGAGGTGACGCGCTGATGCTGAGCGGCTGGTCGGTGGTGCGGTTCCTGCACGTCGTGTCGGCGATGGTGTGGGTCGGTGGGCAGCTCACCATCTCCTCGATGCTGCTCCCGGTGGTGCGCAAGCACGTCGAGCCGGCGATGCGCGGGTGGATCCTGAGCGCCGTCGGACGCCGGTTCGGTGTGTTCACGGTGACGGTGTTCCTGCCGCTGCAGGTCGGCACCGGCGTCGCGCTGGCCTGGCACAAGGGCGTGACGATCTCCTCGCTCGCCGACCCCGGCTACGGCCGCACGCTCGGCGCCAAGCTGGTCGCGTTCGCGCTCGTGATGCTCGCGGCCGGAGCCCACGGGTGGGCGATGGGCAGCGGGCGCCAGGTGCTGGCGCGCGCGCTGGCCATCGCCTCGCTCGTGGGCTCGCTGGCGATCGTGCTGCTCGCGACCGCGCTGCCCACGACCTGAGTCAGAGCTCCGACCCCTTGAAACGGCGCACCTCCTGCGGCCACCCGCACCCCACGGCGACCTTCCCCGCCCACATGCGCGCCGTCTCGTCGTCGGGCACGTCGATGATGGTCAGGCCGCCGAGGTACTCCTTGGTCTCCACGTACGGCCCGTCGGTGATGACGACCTCGCCGCTGGTCGCGTCGGCGCTGGCCGCCTCCTCGAGCTCCTCCACGAGTCCACCGGCGAACACCAGGACGCCGGCCTGCCGCATCTCGTCGACGACAGCCCGCGACGGCGCGACGCGCGAGGCGAACCACTCCTCGGGGTGGTCGCCCACCCACTGCTGGTTGAAGAAGATCAGGTACCTGGCCATGCGGCTGCTCCTCGTCTTGGCGGCGGACCCGGCGTCCGCTCAACCTAGCGACGAACGGGGTCGGCCAGATCCGACAGCCACGACGAAAGTTCTTGGAGGGGTCGGCGTGAGGCTCAGGCCGCCGGGCCGCTGCCCGGCATCGGGCAGGTCGCGCCCGTGCCGGCGATGCCGCAGTAGCCGTTCGGCACCTTGTACAGGTACTGCTGGTGGTAGTCATGTCGATATTCACAGACCATCCAAGGGCGCGACCGGAGTGTGTCCTCGTCAGACCTGACCGCGCTCGGCGCGCGAGTGGATCTCGTGCAGCAGTTGCTCTTTGCTCAGTGAGACCCGCGGCTCTCGTTCCGCCTGCCGCACCTCATCGAGGTGCGGCAGCCAGTACATGGTCTCCTCGATGCTCTCAAGTTCGTCGACGGAGATGAGGACCGCGACGGGGCGCCCATACCTGGTGATGATCGTGCGCTCGCCTGCGGTCTCGGCGCGCTGCACAAGATCACCGAGCCGAGCCTTGGCGTCAGTTATAGACGTCTCCGTCATGGCTTGAACGCTACCCGCCGGTTTGGATTGCGTGGGAGCCTCTGGAGGCATGCCATGGCTGGAAGCTGAAGACGCGAGTGGTGACTCGTTCGATGCCTGAGGCCGTGGCTGAAGTGGTCTCGACGCGCCTGTTGTTCTCTGGTCAGGCCGTATGCGCCCGCGCCCCAGGGACAGCGTCATGAGGGCTTCTTGCACCTTGGCGGGGAAGGGGCCGGCTTGGACGGCCATGGCTCGGCCCTCCGAGCGCAACCAGAGGAAGTCATTGAGGGGCAGGCCGACGCGATCAGCCTCTAGTGCAGCCGCCTCAGACATGAGGCGGAGCTCCTCGAGCCTTGCCGCCCGAGCGCCCCCCCGGCGGATCTTCGGTCATCAAGGCTCACGGACCACTAGTCGCAGCATGCTACTCATAGTCTGTCGACTCATCGTCATCCGTCAAGCACCGTGGGCGGGTGCGATCGTCCGACGCTGAGGCACTGGCGGCCCTGCAGGCGTTCGGTGACCGCGTGCGGGCATACCGAGAGCAGGCTCAGCTCTCGCAGGAAGGACTGGCCGCGCGTTCTGGCCTGCACAGAACCTATGTCGGCTCGGTGGAGCGGGGAGAGCGCAACGTCAGTCTTCTCAACATCGTGCACCTTGCCGAGGCTCTGGGGGTTAACCCGGGCACCCTGCTCTCGGGACTATCCCTGACCCGAGCAAGCCAGCCTGCAGCAGACCGCTCGAAAGGCCACCGTCCTGAGTGATGTCGAGCACTGGCAAGAGCAAGTGAGTCGCCTGCTGACCTTCCTCCGCGCCCCCGCAGCCCAGCGGCGACTACGTCGGAGACGGGCACAGCAGCGCTCGTGACATCGACCGACCGCAGTTCCATATCGTGCCTCGCTCGGGGCAAGGGCGACAGATGCGTGCGACGCGCCGTGAACGTCCAGTGCCACAGCCCGGTTGT containing:
- a CDS encoding multicopper oxidase domain-containing protein, whose translation is MTTTTRPARTPAEAPNARRTWHLRANAVVLVYVVAACAAVVAHGALPMPRWLAVHLLLLGGATNAIVTWTEHFAVALLRARPASRRWSAARLVALNVGVVGVLCGVSADVPALTVGAAVLLTAVVVAHASALAVVWKRALMSRFARTVGYYLTAAGALVVGITLGVLTVMAHRGSWGLSAVHDELHAAHVHANLFGWVALTVLGTLFTLWPTVLRTRMVDGVMADATRSLWLTAVGLAVTVGALVAGQRLVAAVGMLPYVGGVLLALRPFVATWRRKAPHDPAAWSLAASVAWLAVGAATDVVLLAASGDLDAYLGRLDAVVPGLAVGFVLQVLVGALTYLVPVMRGGGPLQVRETIAALSPGWVVRVTALNVGAVVLVAAALADLPAPVTTAGWVLVLAPVAAFVVLVAGAVLPTAARGPAGGVALGVVMTLVPVLIAVSGGAPASGPSAVRVAAASGVQQVAVTMVGMDIRPAVIEVPVGTRVRLVVSNRDAMRHDLAFANGPSTPMLSQGERATLDLGVVQANLSGWCTVPGHRAAGMTLDVRVTGGTTKAGGTDHTNHGGSTMPMAGAAASGAATRIDVHGQPGPGWTPYDAALAPASSATVHRMTLHVIEKDVEVAPGVRQRVWTFGGSVPGPTLRGHVGDVFEVTLVNDGSMDHGIDFHAGQNAPDGVMRALAPGQSLVYRFRADHSGAWLYHCSTMPMTQHIANGMYGAVVIDPPHLPKVDREFVLVSSQLYVGPDGADPARLAAGQWDATEFNGYPDQYVHAPLAAKVGERVRWWVVAAGPSDGVDFHVVGTQFDTVFKEGAYLLRRDNPEHGAAQVLDLGAAQGGFVEAVMPEPGHFVMVDHDMRRGEAGARGVIEVTR
- a CDS encoding ABC transporter ATP-binding protein; translation: MTSENDTTLAGSAAGGSSSTPAQAVPAQRRLDWRRLKGRGSTVALTASALAGLGQALGTKVAGWLAEGPTLRLVLVLAACVVGAALLDTLGRTLWSVAVDRAEGRLRADLLDAVMDQPVSELSEQAVGEVLDRVDDDTHELGALLRQNAWAVIRVLLSTLPLLVVAGWTWWPAWLLLPVTAGSVTLAIRPLLAKMSAAKVVEEMAWTDHAAAMEEGVAARDDLRTALGQSYLVRRCAELSSAVHARFANVVRLESQISRRAGVILHGVLAAVAVIGVFLVLNGTESTATLVTLFLVTTTFVGQVDQVARHVPDLQGGVGALVRLRGLLAAAPEPQGGAPVRDVVPELELRHLHFAYAEGTFALQDVNLTVPAGQTLALVGRSGSGKSTLASLLSRAVEPEPGSVLLDGVDVRDLDLQNLRRAVGVVTQRTEILAGTLAENIALFADMPLSRVQAAVDELSLTDWVAGLPDGLETMLGPSGTTLSAGEEQLVAFARLLVRDVHVVVLDEATARMDPVTEARVVAASHRLLSGRTGILVAHRLTTTARADLVAVMDAGRVVQFGRRAALAEAAGPFRRLLEAAEDVPGATAASVAADAAQSGVGTARRAGQAPPAPQVPPGPGLVRGIWHALTIHPSWGLVSVALFLASALMGAYGAITGWLWGHLVVDLQAGGRPTGLLLAMVVSLLVAPLLLAEAIGRYPRWWVAVMLRARTAVLLGQTAQRRLERTPPGEVVARAMDADRFARYGDRWVDFANGLAIVVVTGIAGSSLLAGGVLLGVMVASAAVSALGSPAAGRSAAEASAARARFGRSLVSALESIRTVKLAAATPAVHAHLRRVDGGRIDAAVHEHRIQAMLAGVPVVLVQIGVVTAWAVHLAGGWGLATALLVSGAVNGFDWFGRVAGAVITEAPGTRAWQRATTEYAGGRDLMQLPQGLDLVSGASPAPPQPADDRLEHLRLRGLTAVHDDGTIGASDVDLEVRRGELVLLLGQIGSGKSSLLSSLAGLVSYRGELHWNGEPVTDPEAFLRPGRVAHVAQVPRVLSGTFADNIRLDHDREVERSIADARLGRDVDDAGGPHSLVGHRGVRLSGGQVQRLALARALAADAELLLADDVSSALDATTEVELWDSLRRRGSTVIGATTKRAALARADRVVVLAEGQVAAVGPWRELESGWGHLAG
- a CDS encoding DUF2249 domain-containing protein, which translates into the protein MSLTTPEATQQHGQDDVVDAIRRHHEQLEQAVAAGALSVRDAADRLGDVAPARDALVLLLLQEVLPHAAAEESTLYDVAATLPRTELLVRAMVAEHRRLEGLVNELARARTSGAMAASAGAVRALFEAHLAKENDDLLPELVAHDVDLARLLEGMHEILGGGHDEPAAEGGCGCGGCGCGGGAEAAADAGLEVEADLDVRAMPPALRHEQIFAAVADLPPGGSFVLCNDHDPKPLRYQLDAERPGQITWDYLEEGPQVWRVRIGRTA
- a CDS encoding metalloregulator ArsR/SmtB family transcription factor; translation: MPTNRRPRSPHQVLASTSRSAVLEVLRSRGTALDVDEVAAAVGLHVNTVRGHLEVLVDGGYAVRRSLPPSGPGRPRTVYEATAAPEDGSNYRLLAEVLTHYLASTSAQPAADAVAAGRSWAAPQVDAAPHTRSDGEPTTEREAVAAVVKLLADSGFQPEASADGSRIDLHHCPFRDLAVASPEVVCGAHLGILQGALAQLGAPIAATKLLPLVEPDLCVATLERTPTSSSPTR
- a CDS encoding AraC family transcriptional regulator yields the protein MTTDVMARILDLVTETLADPEASAADLADRAYLSRFHFNRLVSAAMGEPPGALRRRLLMERAAYLLATTRRSVLDVAVGAGYSSHEAFTRAFTRYYGWPPSDVRRRPPRTFRDLELACPSGVHFQPPGGLRLPAEHQESDMDVLRQMTDHHVGLLTQIIERASHLDDEVLDRPIEVSVETIDDDGQSLRSLLNAMVTQEEHWLNALRGQGWPDDSDASLAGLAARHAVAGRDYREWVAETIELGRLADTFVDTTCEPPVTHTMGGTIGHVLCFGAVRRTLALGALATAGITDLDAGDPRPYLDAEAGVR
- a CDS encoding YciI family protein; this translates as MARYLIFFNQQWVGDHPEEWFASRVAPSRAVVDEMRQAGVLVFAGGLVEELEEAASADATSGEVVITDGPYVETKEYLGGLTIIDVPDDETARMWAGKVAVGCGWPQEVRRFKGSEL